Below is a genomic region from Hyphomicrobium nitrativorans NL23.
GCCGATGATGCCCTCTCCGGTCTCGACGTCGTGCTCGGTCATGTAGATCAGCCGCCCATCCGGCGAGAATGCGCCATGGCCGTAGAAATGCCGATCCGGCGGCGGCGCGAACACTTCGGGTTCGGCGCGGCCGTCAATGTCGAAGCAAAGCGCGAAGTAGCCGGGGCGGCGTGCGCACGCCACAGCACGGCGGCGTGCGCGGTCGATGGCGATGTCGTGCGCGCGGGCAGTGAGCGGGATCTCGCGCAGGACGCGCCCATCGCCGGTGACGAGAAGCACCGCGTAGCCGTTCCCCTGTCTGCGAGCGGCGGCGGCGTAGACGACGGCTGTGTCGGCATGGCCTGCCGCACGCGCTTCGGCCGACAGAACGCAGCGCGGCGCAGTGAGGGCGATCAGCGCACCCGCAACAAACCGGCGGCGATCAATCGCCGTCGAGTTCGTTGAAGCCCAGGATGATGCCGGCATTGGCCGCGAGCTCCCTGACAACGATTTGGCGAATAGAGGTGATGTCGAAGCGCAGCTTGTTGGCGACGTGCCTGTGAGCCTTCGAGGCGATGTCTCCGGCCCGGACATCGTCAAGTCTTCGCGACTCTGTCGCGAGCCCGTTCCACCCAGCCGACAAAAATCCGACCATCCACGGCTTATCGGGACCGATGCGGGCGGCAAACGCGCACACGTCATAGAGTTCCTTCAGCGCGTCGATTGTCGCGATGACGAAGACGCCCGTCGCATTCGACCTCTCGAACGGAAGGCGTGCGCGACGGGGAGGATCGCGCGACACGGCATGAAGCTCCGGCAACGCGATGCGGTCGCGCACGAGATCGAAGCCGACGACGAGCGCCTTGGCGATCTCGCGGGCCGACTCGGACGTGTCGCGATAGAGGCGGTTCTCCGGTCCGGGATTCAGGATCTTGGCGCGATAGCCGTCTTCGCCCGCCCAGCCGCTTTGGATTTCTCCGGCAACCGTATCGATGGCCGAGGCTACGGCTCGCGCCATGTCGCAGCGATAACGTGCCGCCTCGTCATTCCCGTTTCCAAGCGGCTGCTTTTCGCTGAAAAGGAGCGCTTCGAGCGCCGTCAGGCCTTGGACGGCAACGCTTTGCTTGGCGAGCGCGCCGGGCTGCAAAAGCTCCGGCTTGCGCGCGGCGAGCAGCGTGTTCAACTGCCGCTCTGCGGTGGCGCGAGGGTCGGGCCAGAACAGCACCCGTTCGAGGCGGTGGTTTCGGGCCGAGGGTCCGAAGCGCACGAAATCGAGCGGCGCCCACGCGCGCACCGTCTCGACGAAGGCGGACTGGGCCACCGCGAGGGCGGCGGGCTTCGCCTCCACCCTGCACGCCTCGCCAACCGCTTCGGACAAGACGTTCGCACGCGTCTTGAAAGCGTCGATGCGCGGCAAGATAAATTCGTCCACGGCGTCGCGAACCATCGCCGCCTGGGTTTTCGGCTGAGGCGCGCTTTCCGCCCAGCTACCCGTTGTGCCAACGAACATCACCGACGCAGCGGCGGCGGCTGCCATCGCTGCTGCTCTTGAGAGCAGGCCGAAATTCACTCGGAAAGGTCTTCGGGACACCATGGCCCGATGTGTACGCCGTGGCGCAAGGAAACGAAAGGCTGAGCGACGCGAGGGCGGACGAAAGCACCCTCACTCGGCGAGGACGTAATCCTCTTCTTCCGCCGTGAAGGGCACGTTC
It encodes:
- a CDS encoding imelysin family protein is translated as MAAAAAASVMFVGTTGSWAESAPQPKTQAAMVRDAVDEFILPRIDAFKTRANVLSEAVGEACRVEAKPAALAVAQSAFVETVRAWAPLDFVRFGPSARNHRLERVLFWPDPRATAERQLNTLLAARKPELLQPGALAKQSVAVQGLTALEALLFSEKQPLGNGNDEAARYRCDMARAVASAIDTVAGEIQSGWAGEDGYRAKILNPGPENRLYRDTSESAREIAKALVVGFDLVRDRIALPELHAVSRDPPRRARLPFERSNATGVFVIATIDALKELYDVCAFAARIGPDKPWMVGFLSAGWNGLATESRRLDDVRAGDIASKAHRHVANKLRFDITSIRQIVVRELAANAGIILGFNELDGD